Proteins co-encoded in one Streptomyces sp. NBC_01283 genomic window:
- a CDS encoding FecCD family ABC transporter permease, with translation MPPPSLTPTAAVAATSDVPPPDVPAKGVRSRLASRTGLAAACGALLLVLVVSVVVAIGLGSAVVSPGDTARLLWAALSGGSIDADEVTTYQIIWQIRTPRVLLAALVGAGLSAVGVAIQALVRNALADPFVLGVSSGASVGAVAVTVTGGLAALGIYAVSAGAFIGALVASLLVYVASASRGGGLSPLRLVLTGVAMALGFQAVMSVIIYFAPDSEATSMVLYWTMGSFGAATWGALPVVAACVLLGIAVLHRYSRALDVLALGDETATSLGISPDRHRKGLLLLASLITGVMVAVSGAISFVGLVMPHLVRMVVGATHTRVLAVAPLVGAVFMVWVDLVSRTLVAPRELPLGVITALVGVPVFVALMRRKGYMFGGR, from the coding sequence ATGCCCCCGCCCTCGCTCACTCCCACGGCAGCCGTTGCCGCGACGTCCGACGTCCCGCCTCCGGATGTGCCGGCCAAAGGCGTACGGAGTCGGCTCGCCTCCCGCACGGGGCTCGCGGCAGCCTGCGGCGCGCTTCTTCTCGTCCTTGTCGTCTCCGTCGTCGTGGCCATCGGCCTCGGCTCCGCCGTCGTATCCCCGGGTGACACGGCCCGGCTGCTGTGGGCGGCGCTGAGCGGCGGAAGCATCGATGCGGATGAGGTGACGACGTATCAGATCATCTGGCAGATCCGCACACCCCGGGTGCTCCTCGCGGCACTCGTGGGCGCGGGGCTGAGCGCGGTCGGCGTCGCCATCCAGGCGCTGGTGCGCAACGCGCTCGCCGATCCGTTCGTCCTCGGTGTCTCCTCCGGGGCCTCGGTCGGCGCGGTCGCCGTCACGGTCACCGGAGGGCTCGCGGCACTCGGCATCTACGCGGTGTCGGCGGGGGCGTTCATCGGCGCGCTCGTCGCCTCCCTTCTGGTGTACGTCGCCTCGGCGAGCCGCGGTGGCGGCCTTTCGCCGCTGCGGCTCGTCCTGACGGGTGTGGCCATGGCACTCGGCTTCCAGGCCGTGATGAGCGTGATCATCTACTTCGCCCCGGACAGCGAGGCGACCAGCATGGTCCTGTACTGGACGATGGGCAGCTTCGGCGCCGCCACCTGGGGCGCCCTGCCCGTCGTAGCCGCTTGCGTGCTGCTCGGCATCGCCGTGCTCCACCGGTACAGCAGGGCGCTGGACGTCCTGGCGCTCGGCGACGAGACCGCGACGAGCCTGGGCATCAGCCCCGACCGGCACCGCAAGGGCCTGCTCCTGCTCGCCTCGCTCATCACCGGAGTGATGGTCGCCGTGAGCGGTGCGATCAGTTTCGTCGGCCTGGTCATGCCCCATCTCGTACGCATGGTGGTCGGCGCCACCCATACGCGAGTGCTCGCCGTCGCACCGCTGGTCGGAGCGGTGTTCATGGTCTGGGTCGACCTGGTGTCGCGGACGCTGGTCGCGCCGCGCGAGCTGCCGCTCGGGGTCATCACGGCGCTGGTCGGGGTGCCGGTGTTCGTCGCACTGATGCGGCGCAAAGGCTATATGTTCGGGGGCCGTTGA